A portion of the Burkholderia sp. GAS332 genome contains these proteins:
- a CDS encoding 4-carboxymuconolactone decarboxylase produces MNNADSLPPTSTLEAMHAVSPALEHYTKGTLLGDLWKRPQLSPRDRSIVTLSVLIARNQTTEMPYYLNLSLDSGVKPDEISEIITHLAFYSGWGNAASAVVATQAVFDKRGITLANLPAVPAERLPIDEAAEAQRATAVDKNFGTVAPGVVHYTTEALFHDLWLRPGLAPRDRSLVTVSALVATGQVPQLTYHLNRAMDNGLTKAQASEVMTQLAFYAGWPNVFSALPVVKDVFEKRPS; encoded by the coding sequence ATGAACAATGCAGATTCTCTCCCGCCGACATCCACGCTCGAGGCTATGCACGCGGTCTCGCCTGCGCTTGAGCATTACACGAAAGGCACACTGCTCGGCGATCTGTGGAAGCGTCCTCAACTGTCTCCGCGGGATCGCAGCATCGTCACTTTGTCGGTACTGATTGCACGAAATCAGACCACCGAGATGCCGTATTACCTGAATCTGTCGCTCGACAGTGGCGTGAAGCCAGACGAGATCTCCGAGATCATTACGCATCTGGCGTTTTATTCCGGGTGGGGTAACGCCGCGTCTGCGGTCGTGGCGACACAAGCGGTGTTCGACAAGCGCGGAATCACGCTGGCGAACCTGCCGGCTGTCCCGGCCGAACGTCTTCCTATCGACGAGGCTGCCGAGGCTCAACGCGCAACCGCAGTCGATAAAAACTTCGGCACGGTGGCGCCCGGTGTCGTGCACTACACCACGGAGGCGCTTTTCCATGATCTCTGGCTGCGCCCGGGGCTGGCACCTCGAGACCGAAGTCTGGTGACGGTCAGTGCGCTTGTCGCCACAGGGCAGGTCCCGCAGCTGACTTATCACCTGAACCGGGCGATGGACAACGGTTTGACGAAGGCGCAGGCCTCCGAGGTGATGACGCAGTTGGCGTTCTACGCGGGTTGGCCAAATGTGTTCTCCGCGTTGCCGGTCGTAAAGGATGTGTTCGAGAAACGGCCGAGCTAG
- a CDS encoding DNA-binding transcriptional regulator, LysR family, translating into MARENFNDLLAFIAVARERSFTRAAAQLGVSQSALSHTIRALENRLGLRLLTRTTRSVAPTEAGERILRTVAPRFEEIEAELTAVTELRDVPAGTIRITATDYATNTILWPKLSKVLRKYPEIKVEIITDYGLTDIVADRYDIGIRHGDQVAKDMIAVRIAPAMKMSIVGSPAYIEKQALPKTPQDLMAHNCINLRLPTHGAFYAWELKKGSREVQVRVEGQLAFNGTYHMLDAALAGYGLAYLPSDLAQPHVAAGRLVRVLDDWCPTFPGLHAYYASRSESSRAMALVIDSLRYRPKTS; encoded by the coding sequence ATGGCGCGCGAAAATTTCAACGACCTGCTTGCCTTCATTGCGGTTGCACGCGAACGCAGCTTTACCCGCGCGGCCGCTCAGCTCGGTGTGTCCCAATCAGCTTTGAGCCATACGATCCGCGCGCTCGAAAATAGACTCGGCCTCCGGCTGCTGACGCGGACCACGCGCAGCGTAGCGCCGACCGAGGCAGGCGAGCGCATCTTGCGGACGGTGGCGCCGCGTTTCGAGGAGATCGAAGCAGAACTGACAGCGGTCACCGAGCTTCGCGATGTGCCTGCCGGCACGATTCGCATCACCGCGACAGATTACGCGACGAACACGATTCTCTGGCCCAAGCTGTCTAAAGTGCTCCGCAAGTATCCAGAGATCAAGGTCGAGATCATCACAGACTATGGTCTCACCGATATCGTGGCGGACCGCTACGACATCGGGATCCGTCACGGGGATCAGGTCGCGAAAGACATGATCGCGGTTCGCATTGCACCGGCCATGAAGATGTCGATCGTCGGCTCGCCGGCATACATCGAAAAACAAGCGCTGCCGAAAACACCCCAGGACCTGATGGCGCACAACTGCATCAATCTGCGTCTGCCGACACATGGGGCGTTTTACGCATGGGAACTGAAAAAGGGCAGTCGAGAAGTTCAGGTTCGCGTGGAAGGCCAACTCGCTTTTAACGGCACCTATCACATGCTCGACGCTGCGTTGGCAGGCTACGGCCTTGCGTACCTGCCGTCTGACCTGGCACAACCGCACGTTGCCGCAGGGCGTCTCGTTCGTGTCCTCGACGATTGGTGTCCGACGTTTCCGGGCTTGCATGCGTACTATGCGAGCCGCTCCGAATCCTCGCGAGCCATGGCACTGGTTATCGATTCGCTGCGCTATCGTCCGAAAACGAGCTAG
- a CDS encoding NAD(P)-dependent dehydrogenase, short-chain alcohol dehydrogenase family produces MNITFEGQVALVTGAGSGMGLATARAFAEAGAAVVLADFNEETVRAAVAGLVSEGHKAIAVRCDVADEAQVKEMVDLTMSAFGRLDAAYNNAGINSPVAETADASSEEYDRVMAINLRGVWNCMKYELLQMRKQGSGAIVNCSSLGGLVGIAGRGVYHASKHGVLGLTKSAGLEYAARGIRVNAICPGIIATPMVTGMIEREPEAMDALMKEQPIGRLGRPEEIASAVLWLCSPGASFVIGHALAVDGGYTVR; encoded by the coding sequence ATGAACATTACTTTCGAAGGTCAGGTTGCACTTGTGACTGGGGCGGGCTCGGGCATGGGTCTAGCCACTGCCAGGGCATTTGCCGAGGCCGGGGCAGCGGTCGTTCTCGCGGATTTTAATGAAGAGACGGTGCGTGCCGCCGTGGCGGGACTCGTATCGGAAGGCCACAAGGCCATCGCGGTGCGATGCGATGTGGCCGATGAGGCGCAGGTCAAGGAAATGGTCGATCTGACGATGTCTGCCTTCGGCCGCCTCGATGCTGCGTACAACAATGCCGGTATCAATAGTCCGGTTGCCGAGACCGCCGATGCCAGCAGCGAAGAATACGATCGCGTGATGGCGATCAATCTGCGTGGCGTCTGGAACTGCATGAAATACGAATTGCTCCAGATGCGCAAACAGGGCAGCGGCGCGATCGTCAACTGTTCATCACTGGGTGGCTTGGTGGGGATTGCCGGCCGCGGTGTGTATCACGCGTCCAAACATGGCGTACTCGGATTGACCAAGAGCGCGGGACTCGAATACGCCGCCCGGGGCATTCGCGTCAACGCGATTTGCCCCGGCATCATCGCGACGCCGATGGTCACCGGCATGATCGAGCGTGAACCCGAGGCGATGGATGCGTTGATGAAAGAGCAGCCGATCGGGCGACTAGGCCGGCCTGAAGAAATTGCGTCCGCGGTGCTCTGGCTTTGCAGTCCCGGCGCCAGCTTCGTGATCGGCCACGCGCTGGCTGTCGATGGCGGTTACACGGTGCGGTAA
- a CDS encoding shikimate dehydrogenase: MLDTLSGETRLFPIIGDPIVFVKSPQRLTRGFAARGHNGICIPMQVPGGDLDVVMRGLSSTPNVDGLLVTMPHKFTAFTYCATRSETARLLGGVSVIRRNPDGTWHGDMLDGLAFVKAQIDEGARPEGARVLLVGAGAAGSAIAIALLEAGVRELIIHDANESRVAQLMAVVAVLGRGRVSAGPADPTGCDMVCNATPMGMAASDPLPVAANLLTASMFVGDVIAGHGATPFLQAAQAAGCKAANGVQMVEAVQEMMLDFMLGN; the protein is encoded by the coding sequence ATGCTTGACACTCTAAGTGGTGAGACGCGGCTGTTTCCGATCATTGGCGATCCGATCGTATTCGTGAAGTCACCGCAACGCTTGACCCGCGGCTTCGCGGCACGGGGCCACAACGGTATCTGCATACCCATGCAGGTGCCGGGCGGTGATCTGGACGTCGTCATGCGAGGCCTCTCAAGCACGCCAAATGTCGATGGGCTGCTTGTCACCATGCCGCACAAATTCACCGCCTTTACGTACTGCGCGACCCGTTCCGAGACGGCAAGGCTGCTAGGCGGTGTGAGCGTGATACGTCGCAATCCTGACGGCACATGGCATGGCGACATGCTCGACGGCCTCGCCTTCGTCAAGGCTCAGATCGACGAAGGCGCCAGGCCGGAGGGGGCGCGCGTGCTGCTGGTCGGCGCCGGCGCGGCAGGTAGCGCGATTGCCATCGCCTTACTCGAGGCGGGGGTTCGCGAGTTGATCATTCACGACGCCAACGAATCTCGCGTTGCGCAGTTGATGGCGGTCGTAGCCGTTCTGGGCCGCGGCCGAGTGAGCGCCGGCCCGGCGGACCCGACAGGCTGTGATATGGTCTGCAATGCCACGCCAATGGGCATGGCCGCCAGTGACCCGCTTCCGGTCGCTGCGAATCTGCTTACCGCCTCCATGTTCGTGGGCGATGTTATCGCCGGGCATGGGGCGACGCCATTTTTGCAGGCGGCCCAAGCCGCGGGCTGCAAGGCAGCGAATGGTGTGCAGATGGTCGAGGCCGTGCAGGAGATGATGCTCGACTTCATGCTCGGGAATTAA
- a CDS encoding NRAMP (natural resistance-associated macrophage protein) metal ion transporters, translated as MGMPCLTTVRVTLQSVAEYYLRFLSESMTGSSLLKPKISPRLRWFALWGPGLLVMLADCDAGNVVTAAQAGAQWGLQLLVVLLGLIPLLYMVQELTVRLGIFTGRGHGELIRSNFGPLWAWASATGLVIAVLGSLVTEFTGVAGVGEMYGISRSITLPLAVVALIAVVFTGSHKRVDKVAIVIGAFELMFFVVAWKAHPDIHEVFRQMTTLPLGNHQFGYLAAALIGATFNPWMVFYQQAAIADKKLTPTDYTAARVETAVGAVLTQLLTAAVLVAAAATLWGRGHPNSLESVGEISDALAAVVGPHAGRLLFSAGVLGASMVAAIVCSLSLAWGLGEVAGYRRSLEDRPASAPWFYGVYVASVTGSAYVVWLAPNLVSLNVAAQVVNALMLPLVVGLLIALSVTALPRQHRPRGAYLWLVSGIAAVVCAAGIVGAAFGILS; from the coding sequence ATGGGTATGCCATGCCTGACGACAGTACGTGTCACGCTACAATCAGTCGCCGAATACTACCTTCGCTTCCTTTCAGAAAGCATGACTGGTTCCTCCCTGCTCAAACCAAAGATCTCACCCCGTCTGCGCTGGTTTGCTTTGTGGGGACCCGGACTGCTCGTCATGCTCGCTGACTGTGACGCCGGGAATGTCGTAACCGCGGCACAAGCCGGTGCGCAATGGGGTCTCCAACTTCTGGTGGTGCTGCTGGGCCTCATCCCCCTGCTTTATATGGTTCAGGAACTCACTGTCCGGCTTGGCATTTTTACCGGGCGAGGCCACGGCGAACTCATTCGCTCGAACTTCGGTCCACTATGGGCATGGGCATCCGCGACCGGATTGGTCATTGCCGTGCTCGGCTCGCTGGTAACCGAGTTCACTGGGGTTGCCGGCGTGGGGGAGATGTATGGGATATCCCGGTCCATTACGTTACCGCTTGCCGTTGTCGCCCTGATAGCCGTCGTGTTCACGGGCTCGCATAAACGCGTGGACAAAGTCGCCATCGTCATTGGTGCCTTCGAGTTGATGTTTTTCGTTGTGGCATGGAAGGCGCACCCGGACATCCACGAGGTGTTCCGGCAAATGACCACCCTCCCGCTTGGCAATCACCAGTTTGGATATCTTGCTGCTGCGCTCATTGGCGCGACGTTCAATCCATGGATGGTCTTCTATCAGCAGGCGGCGATCGCGGATAAAAAACTCACGCCGACAGACTACACGGCCGCTCGGGTGGAAACGGCTGTCGGCGCTGTGCTCACACAGCTACTGACGGCAGCGGTCCTTGTCGCCGCAGCCGCCACGCTATGGGGGAGGGGTCACCCGAACTCTCTGGAAAGCGTGGGCGAAATCAGTGACGCTCTCGCAGCCGTAGTGGGCCCACACGCGGGACGCCTACTCTTCAGTGCAGGCGTGCTTGGCGCATCGATGGTGGCCGCCATAGTCTGCTCGCTGTCGCTGGCATGGGGGCTGGGCGAAGTGGCGGGATACCGGCGCTCGCTCGAAGACCGGCCCGCGAGCGCGCCGTGGTTCTACGGGGTCTATGTGGCATCCGTCACCGGTAGCGCTTACGTCGTCTGGCTAGCCCCGAATCTCGTGTCGCTGAACGTGGCGGCGCAGGTCGTCAACGCGTTGATGTTGCCGCTCGTGGTTGGACTACTCATCGCCCTCAGCGTCACTGCGCTGCCTCGCCAGCATCGGCCTCGTGGTGCTTATTTGTGGCTCGTTTCCGGGATTGCCGCGGTCGTGTGTGCTGCGGGCATTGTCGGCGCTGCGTTTGGGATCCTCTCCTGA
- a CDS encoding NRAMP (natural resistance-associated macrophage protein) metal ion transporters: protein MSTPTQVSTSRSAVLDSAHLGDIKGALGTIAHHDTAPRTNWWARFRTLLAILGPGLIVMVGDNDAGAFGTYTQAGQNYGTTLLWTMLLLVPVLFVNQEMVLRLGAVTGVGHARLIFERFGKFWGAFSVVDLFILNALTIVTEFIGITFVLDFFGISKILGVCIAAALTMAAVSTGNFRRFERFAVVLCLLSLLLVPVLVSIHPPVGQMTRDFFIPNWPAHSKLSDVMLLVIGIVGTTVAPWQLFFQQSYVVDKRITPRFMKYEKADLWIGIVFVLIGAVAMISFCAALYAGKPEFGNFTDAGGVIAGLEKYAGRTSATLFAVALLDACIIGAAAVSLSTAYAIGDVFKIRHSLHRPVSDAKGFYLVYFGIVAAAAALVLIPGSPLGLLTEAVQTLAGVLLPSATVFLLLLCNDKAVLGPWVNSKKLNLFTGAVIWVLVMLSIILTASVVYPDITGETILETLAGGTLLAIFGYAATTGIRRLRREAADGDAQKYPKNARDTWRMLPLDELPPPNLTLAKRVWMGVLRGYLLLAVGLVVLKVVQMTFMK from the coding sequence ATGTCGACTCCAACGCAAGTTTCAACATCGCGGAGCGCCGTGCTCGATTCGGCGCACCTCGGCGACATTAAGGGCGCGCTGGGCACGATCGCTCATCACGACACCGCGCCCCGCACCAATTGGTGGGCGCGTTTCCGCACACTGCTGGCGATTCTCGGTCCGGGCCTTATCGTGATGGTCGGCGACAACGATGCAGGCGCCTTCGGCACCTACACCCAGGCCGGCCAGAACTACGGCACCACCTTGCTGTGGACCATGCTGCTGCTCGTGCCCGTGCTCTTCGTCAACCAGGAAATGGTGCTGCGACTGGGCGCCGTCACCGGTGTCGGCCACGCACGCCTCATCTTCGAACGCTTCGGCAAATTCTGGGGTGCGTTCAGCGTTGTCGATCTGTTTATCCTGAACGCGCTGACTATCGTGACCGAGTTCATCGGTATCACGTTCGTCCTCGATTTCTTCGGTATCTCCAAGATTCTGGGGGTCTGCATTGCTGCGGCGCTAACGATGGCGGCCGTCAGTACAGGCAACTTCAGACGATTCGAACGCTTCGCCGTCGTACTGTGCCTGCTGAGCCTGTTGCTGGTGCCGGTGCTGGTGTCGATTCACCCGCCGGTCGGCCAGATGACGCGCGATTTCTTCATTCCGAACTGGCCTGCCCACTCGAAGCTGAGCGATGTGATGCTGCTCGTCATCGGCATTGTCGGTACGACCGTCGCGCCGTGGCAACTGTTCTTCCAGCAGAGCTATGTGGTCGACAAACGCATCACACCGCGCTTCATGAAGTACGAAAAGGCCGACCTGTGGATTGGCATTGTGTTCGTGCTGATTGGCGCCGTGGCGATGATTTCATTCTGTGCCGCGCTGTACGCCGGCAAGCCTGAGTTCGGCAATTTCACGGACGCAGGTGGTGTGATTGCAGGCCTGGAAAAATATGCGGGTCGCACATCCGCCACGCTCTTCGCCGTGGCACTGCTCGATGCCTGCATCATCGGCGCTGCAGCCGTGTCGCTGTCGACCGCATACGCGATCGGCGACGTGTTCAAGATTCGCCACTCGCTGCATCGCCCTGTGTCGGACGCCAAGGGTTTCTATCTCGTCTACTTCGGCATTGTTGCCGCCGCCGCGGCGCTGGTGCTGATTCCCGGCAGCCCGCTGGGTCTGCTGACTGAAGCCGTGCAAACGCTCGCCGGTGTATTGCTGCCGAGCGCCACCGTGTTTCTGCTGCTGCTGTGCAACGACAAGGCCGTTCTGGGCCCGTGGGTCAACTCGAAGAAACTGAACCTGTTCACGGGCGCCGTTATCTGGGTGCTGGTGATGCTGTCCATCATCCTGACTGCCTCGGTCGTCTACCCGGACATCACGGGCGAAACGATTCTGGAAACGCTCGCTGGCGGGACGCTGCTGGCTATCTTTGGCTACGCCGCCACGACCGGGATTCGCCGACTCCGTCGCGAAGCCGCGGATGGAGACGCGCAGAAGTACCCGAAGAACGCTCGCGATACGTGGCGCATGCTGCCACTGGACGAACTGCCGCCGCCGAATCTCACGCTGGCCAAGCGCGTCTGGATGGGTGTGCTGCGCGGCTACCTGCTGCTGGCCGTTGGTCTTGTTGTGCTGAAGGTCGTGCAGATGACATTCATGAAATAA
- a CDS encoding putative Mg2+ transporter-C (MgtC) family protein yields MTLDFVLRLLAAFACGVVIGLERQMRQRTAGLRTITLVASGACLFVTLGVLTGNGTTGVTQIASYVVSGVGFLGGGVIMRDKGSIQGVNTAATLWCSAAVGVLCGAGHFGPAAAGTAVVLLTNTVLREVSRAINFAPVSAADLVREYTLTVVCREADEVHIRASLSNSMSSAPLSFQSLTSRDYEDDPQRIEVTATLKLHPKDQPKLEHIASRLSMEKGVSSVSWLGLDAEPTPE; encoded by the coding sequence ATGACGCTGGACTTTGTTTTGCGGCTACTCGCTGCATTTGCATGTGGGGTGGTCATTGGACTCGAGCGCCAGATGCGTCAACGGACAGCGGGCTTGCGTACGATTACGCTCGTTGCGAGCGGCGCCTGTCTGTTTGTCACCCTTGGGGTGCTGACGGGAAACGGGACGACCGGTGTGACGCAAATCGCCTCATATGTCGTCTCTGGTGTCGGCTTTCTCGGCGGTGGCGTCATCATGCGCGACAAGGGCTCGATACAAGGCGTCAATACGGCAGCCACGCTCTGGTGCTCAGCCGCAGTCGGCGTTTTATGCGGTGCGGGGCACTTTGGCCCCGCCGCCGCAGGAACCGCTGTCGTGCTGCTCACGAATACCGTTCTGCGCGAAGTGAGCCGCGCAATCAATTTCGCCCCCGTCTCGGCCGCAGACCTTGTGCGTGAGTACACGCTCACTGTGGTCTGCCGCGAAGCCGACGAAGTGCATATCCGTGCATCGCTGTCCAATTCGATGTCCTCGGCGCCGCTTTCGTTTCAGAGTTTGACCAGCCGCGACTACGAGGACGACCCGCAACGTATCGAGGTGACGGCGACACTCAAGCTGCACCCGAAGGACCAACCCAAGCTTGAACACATCGCCAGCCGCCTGAGTATGGAGAAAGGCGTCTCGAGCGTCAGCTGGTTGGGCCTCGACGCTGAGCCTACGCCGGAATAA
- a CDS encoding hypothetical protein (manually curated), with protein MSSDLLEGKMKNSSDQSLRRQVEKWLAPAPGSPVRVTEFSRTRWDGRRYVCVRTSSSADARALLFFRHDDGSWCVFPATRAQILI; from the coding sequence ATGTCCTCCGACTTGTTGGAGGGGAAAATGAAAAACTCAAGCGACCAGTCCCTGCGCCGCCAGGTAGAAAAGTGGCTTGCCCCGGCACCTGGAAGCCCGGTTCGGGTGACTGAATTCAGTCGCACCCGTTGGGATGGCCGGCGCTACGTGTGCGTCAGAACATCGTCATCGGCCGACGCCCGCGCATTGCTTTTCTTCCGGCACGATGACGGGAGCTGGTGCGTGTTCCCGGCTACGCGCGCTCAGATATTAATCTGA
- a CDS encoding KUP system potassium uptake protein, which produces MSSTVLSAASPAKQAAPGLVLGAIGVVFGDIGTSPLYTLRECLKAAGGITQTNVFGIVSLILWSIIIVVTLKYVSFVMRADNDREGGILALTALASGVAPARLRGVLLTLGVFGAAMFYGDSMITPAISVISAVEGVTLVDPHLSEWIVPISLVILTGLFKLQKRGTGAVGKVFGPVMIVWFVTLAALGLSHIVTHTDIVLAVSPLYAVKFITHAPATAFVVLGSVFLALTGGEALYADMGHFGKKPIRLAWLLLVLPSLVLNYFGQAALVLEKPSAIAQPFFQSAPGWALVPLVLLATAATIIASQAVISGAFSMTKQAVQLGFLPRIPVVHTSTHEIGQVYVPFINVSLYAAVVFLVVFFKSSDNLAAAYGIAVASTMLLTTLLMYFITHCLWNWKPLATAAVIGPLALVDAVFVSSNVSKVLEGGWFPLLAGGVLFTVMTTWHKGRETVVDKMKADNMPLVALIHSLCDGAHAPPRVNGTAVFPGGVVDMAPSAFLHNLKHNGVMHQVNIFLSGTTDNVPHVPDQRKAVVVDLGHGCYAVTVRHGFMEIPNVPAILELAQKQMPNWTYEAADTSFFLARDTIVATGESKSMPLWREKLFAFLARNGAQAAEYYSLPANRVVEMGGQINI; this is translated from the coding sequence ATGTCCTCCACTGTTCTCAGTGCAGCCTCGCCTGCAAAACAAGCTGCGCCCGGCCTTGTGCTCGGCGCAATCGGGGTTGTCTTCGGTGATATCGGAACCAGCCCGCTCTATACCCTCCGCGAGTGCCTGAAGGCCGCCGGCGGTATCACGCAAACCAATGTGTTCGGTATTGTGTCGCTGATTCTGTGGTCGATCATCATTGTCGTCACGCTGAAGTACGTCAGCTTCGTCATGCGCGCGGACAACGATCGTGAGGGCGGCATTCTGGCGCTCACCGCACTGGCATCCGGCGTCGCGCCTGCGCGGTTGCGCGGCGTTCTACTCACGCTCGGGGTATTCGGCGCGGCCATGTTCTACGGCGATTCGATGATCACGCCGGCAATTTCGGTGATATCCGCGGTGGAAGGCGTGACACTCGTGGATCCCCATCTGAGCGAATGGATCGTGCCTATTTCGCTCGTCATCCTCACCGGCCTTTTCAAACTTCAGAAACGCGGCACGGGCGCGGTCGGCAAAGTTTTCGGACCGGTGATGATCGTCTGGTTCGTGACACTGGCGGCGCTCGGCCTATCCCACATCGTCACCCATACCGACATTGTGCTGGCCGTATCGCCGCTCTATGCCGTCAAATTCATCACCCATGCGCCGGCCACCGCGTTCGTCGTGCTGGGTTCGGTCTTTCTGGCGCTGACTGGCGGTGAGGCCCTCTACGCCGACATGGGCCATTTCGGCAAAAAGCCGATCCGTCTCGCGTGGCTGCTTCTTGTGCTACCCAGCCTGGTGCTGAACTATTTCGGTCAGGCGGCGCTGGTTCTGGAAAAGCCTTCAGCAATCGCTCAACCATTTTTTCAGTCTGCGCCTGGCTGGGCGCTCGTGCCGCTGGTCTTGCTTGCCACAGCGGCCACTATCATCGCGTCGCAGGCCGTTATCTCGGGTGCTTTTTCGATGACCAAGCAGGCCGTGCAGCTCGGCTTTCTGCCGCGCATCCCGGTCGTGCACACGTCGACGCACGAGATCGGGCAAGTGTATGTCCCGTTCATCAATGTCTCGCTTTACGCGGCCGTCGTCTTTCTCGTAGTGTTCTTCAAGTCCTCTGACAATCTGGCGGCGGCTTACGGTATCGCAGTGGCATCGACCATGCTGCTGACCACCTTGCTGATGTACTTCATCACCCACTGCCTCTGGAACTGGAAGCCGCTTGCAACCGCGGCGGTCATCGGTCCTCTCGCCCTGGTCGACGCGGTGTTCGTATCCAGCAACGTTAGCAAGGTCCTTGAAGGCGGCTGGTTTCCGCTGCTCGCCGGGGGCGTGCTGTTTACCGTGATGACAACCTGGCATAAGGGACGCGAGACGGTTGTCGACAAGATGAAAGCCGACAATATGCCGCTGGTGGCCTTGATTCACTCCCTGTGCGACGGCGCGCACGCCCCGCCGCGCGTGAATGGCACGGCCGTTTTTCCGGGTGGGGTCGTAGACATGGCGCCCTCTGCGTTTCTGCATAACCTGAAGCACAACGGTGTCATGCATCAGGTCAACATCTTCCTTTCCGGTACCACAGACAACGTGCCGCATGTTCCCGACCAGCGCAAAGCGGTGGTGGTCGACCTCGGGCACGGATGCTACGCCGTCACGGTTCGCCACGGCTTCATGGAGATTCCAAACGTCCCTGCCATTCTCGAACTGGCGCAGAAACAGATGCCGAACTGGACGTACGAAGCGGCGGATACGTCGTTCTTCCTCGCACGCGATACCATCGTGGCGACCGGTGAAAGTAAATCGATGCCGCTCTGGCGTGAGAAGCTGTTCGCGTTTCTGGCAAGAAATGGGGCGCAGGCGGCCGAGTATTACAGCCTGCCCGCTAACCGCGTGGTGGAAATGGGTGGTCAGATTAATATCTGA
- a CDS encoding 3-isopropylmalate dehydrogenase: MKIAILPGDGIGAEIIAEAIKVLNVLDLKFETESAPVGGVAYASHRHPLPEATLKLAREADAVLFGAVGDWRYDQLDRHLRPEQAILGLRKHLGLFANLRPAICYEQLVGASSLKPELVSGLDILIIRDATGDVYFGQPRGRRTAEDGHFPGAQEGFDTMRYARPEVERIAHVAFQAARKRNRRLTSVDKANVLETSQFWRDIVTEVGKDYPDVELDHMYVDNAAMQLVKAPRKFDVIVTGNLFGDILSDEAAMLTGSIGMLPSASLNASNQGLYEPSHGSAPDIAGKGIANPLATILSAAMMLRFSLNQAAAANRIESAVKDVLASGLRTADIYSEGTTRVSTGQMGDAVVAAITRSATTR, encoded by the coding sequence GTGAAAATCGCAATCCTTCCCGGCGACGGCATCGGGGCCGAAATCATCGCTGAAGCCATCAAGGTCCTGAACGTGCTGGACCTGAAATTTGAAACCGAGTCCGCCCCAGTGGGTGGTGTGGCCTACGCGTCCCACCGTCACCCGTTGCCAGAAGCCACGCTCAAACTGGCGAGGGAAGCTGACGCCGTGCTGTTTGGCGCCGTAGGCGACTGGCGCTATGACCAACTGGACCGCCACTTACGTCCCGAGCAGGCAATCCTGGGCTTGCGCAAGCACCTGGGTTTATTTGCCAATCTCCGCCCCGCGATCTGTTACGAGCAACTGGTCGGCGCTTCCAGCCTCAAACCCGAACTGGTCTCGGGCCTTGACATCCTGATCATCCGCGACGCAACCGGCGACGTCTATTTTGGCCAACCCCGTGGACGCCGCACCGCTGAGGACGGTCATTTCCCCGGCGCGCAGGAGGGCTTCGACACCATGCGCTACGCGCGTCCCGAGGTCGAGCGCATCGCCCATGTCGCCTTCCAGGCCGCGCGCAAGCGCAACAGGCGTCTCACCAGCGTCGACAAGGCCAATGTGCTGGAAACCTCGCAGTTCTGGCGGGACATCGTGACTGAAGTCGGCAAGGACTACCCGGACGTGGAGCTTGACCACATGTACGTCGACAACGCGGCGATGCAACTGGTCAAGGCGCCCAGAAAATTTGACGTGATCGTCACCGGCAATCTGTTCGGGGACATCCTCAGTGACGAAGCCGCGATGCTCACAGGCTCGATTGGCATGCTGCCATCGGCCAGCTTGAATGCGAGCAATCAGGGCCTGTATGAACCCAGCCACGGCAGCGCCCCGGACATCGCGGGCAAGGGCATCGCGAATCCTTTGGCGACGATTCTGTCCGCCGCCATGATGTTGCGTTTCTCACTCAACCAGGCCGCCGCTGCAAACCGCATCGAATCGGCGGTCAAGGACGTGCTCGCGTCGGGCTTGCGTACGGCGGACATCTACTCCGAAGGCACGACCAGGGTCAGCACAGGCCAGATGGGTGACGCAGTCGTGGCTGCCATTACCCGCAGCGCTACCACGCGTTGA